The Clostridium sporogenes genome contains a region encoding:
- a CDS encoding LapA family protein produces the protein MRNGFVFSLIMALIVAIFAIQNSAAIPIKILFWEINFSLAIIILLSAVIGAVITGIMGIKKERGIKKQNKDISNKIEELEKTNEDLLDRLEKLSSDSEDVHYIKEVDDKEIVLDNENKK, from the coding sequence ATGAGAAATGGATTTGTATTTTCTCTTATAATGGCACTTATTGTAGCTATATTTGCTATACAAAATTCAGCAGCTATACCAATAAAAATTTTGTTTTGGGAAATTAATTTTTCTTTAGCAATTATAATCCTATTATCAGCTGTTATAGGGGCAGTTATTACAGGTATTATGGGAATAAAAAAAGAGAGAGGTATAAAAAAACAAAATAAAGATATTTCAAATAAAATAGAAGAGCTAGAAAAAACTAATGAAGATTTATTAGATAGATTAGAAAAATTAAGTTCAGATTCCGAAGACGTACATTACATAAAAGAGGTAGATGATAAAGAAATAGTTTTAGATAACGAAAATAAAAAATAA
- a CDS encoding TaqI-like C-terminal specificity domain-containing protein: MRVGYNSYKTKDISCINKYCNYLQLVFEDLYDLERLYLNNEDKTLFCNKALYVLMNKIIISKIFMEKNNIRGELAKKNIKYYVLTLDTINLVNLVFNNTNKKFLEFVFKDNIKYEHINPSYYSLDNEDFLNYEDNLFYRYNIFLNRIIDEINKFDFIHSSGEIGEIYEKIIDKEYKKSMGIFYTPEHIIDYILDNIFYEFSPLENPFVKVIDVSAGAGYFIIKAYDKLKKIFLENIEGLQEKYKENIYIIKKKDVTINITGEYYWKKENLHYHIINNCIYAADIDIYATQIMTINLLLKDVQAYVAKVNVVNCDSLIRWEKDFKPNIKYLKNKNKFKTYKIKNKDIEESINYKEKEVYNSKIYFKLYKFWKNEFDYIIGNPPWVSLSRKNKKACWENSLDYYIKNYGQCVHSPNLFEYFIKRALEKTKEEGYLAFVVPINFSRNSQYIQLRNEILNKYEIKNLFFNISFSGVITDGMVFILKKNKQCFNKIKIKVQGKDEYKINKDELFSCNEYGFTFDNNSCNEKIKNKILENSSFLSEISDTFTGFIGDCKNIYKDNIDKHYIKIYKGKNIKKFICHSYFYYDFKDENIKGGTKDLKKLKYKGKILVRKTGNEIIAAYDEEGIIIEQSLYGIINLKDPFSYKYILGVLNSQLINWYYKNYLITNKDSTPQLKKYRLNKIPIKNCNRRDQKEVEILVNKVFQTLKNKNVKQTEYYYKILNQKMFSIYGIDDIKIIKYIINDK, from the coding sequence ATGAGGGTAGGGTATAATTCATATAAAACAAAAGATATATCTTGCATAAATAAATATTGTAATTATTTACAATTAGTATTTGAGGACTTATACGATTTAGAAAGATTATATTTAAACAATGAAGATAAAACTTTATTTTGTAATAAAGCTTTATATGTGCTTATGAATAAAATAATAATTTCAAAAATATTTATGGAGAAAAATAATATAAGAGGTGAACTTGCTAAAAAAAATATAAAATATTATGTATTAACTTTAGATACTATAAATCTTGTAAATTTGGTATTTAATAATACTAATAAAAAATTTTTAGAATTTGTATTCAAAGACAATATAAAATATGAACATATAAATCCTAGTTATTATAGTTTAGATAATGAAGATTTTTTGAATTATGAAGATAATTTATTTTATAGATATAATATATTTTTAAATAGAATTATAGATGAAATAAATAAATTTGATTTTATACATAGTAGTGGTGAAATAGGAGAAATATATGAAAAAATAATAGACAAGGAATATAAAAAATCTATGGGGATATTTTACACACCAGAACATATTATTGATTACATATTGGATAATATTTTTTATGAATTTTCACCATTGGAAAACCCTTTTGTTAAAGTAATAGATGTATCTGCAGGAGCGGGATATTTTATTATTAAAGCCTATGACAAGCTGAAAAAAATTTTTTTAGAAAACATAGAAGGTTTGCAAGAAAAATATAAGGAAAATATTTATATTATTAAAAAAAAAGATGTAACTATTAATATAACTGGTGAATATTATTGGAAAAAGGAAAATTTACATTACCATATAATTAATAATTGTATATATGCTGCGGATATAGATATATATGCCACCCAAATAATGACTATAAATTTACTTTTAAAAGATGTACAAGCTTATGTAGCTAAAGTAAATGTTGTTAATTGTGATAGTCTTATAAGATGGGAAAAAGATTTCAAACCTAATATTAAGTATTTAAAAAATAAAAATAAATTTAAAACCTATAAAATAAAAAATAAAGATATTGAAGAATCTATTAATTATAAAGAGAAGGAAGTATATAATTCGAAAATATATTTTAAACTATATAAATTTTGGAAAAATGAATTTGATTATATTATAGGGAATCCTCCGTGGGTTTCTTTATCTAGAAAAAATAAGAAAGCTTGCTGGGAAAATTCTTTAGACTATTATATTAAAAATTATGGTCAATGTGTACATTCTCCTAATTTATTTGAATATTTTATTAAAAGAGCTTTAGAAAAAACAAAGGAAGAGGGATATTTAGCTTTTGTTGTACCAATAAATTTTAGTAGAAATTCTCAATATATACAATTAAGAAATGAAATATTGAATAAATATGAGATTAAAAATTTATTTTTTAATATATCCTTTTCTGGAGTTATAACAGATGGAATGGTATTTATTTTGAAAAAAAACAAACAATGTTTTAATAAAATAAAAATTAAAGTACAAGGAAAAGATGAATATAAAATAAATAAAGATGAACTTTTTTCTTGTAATGAGTATGGATTTACATTTGATAATAATAGTTGTAATGAAAAAATAAAAAATAAAATTTTAGAAAATTCTAGTTTCCTATCAGAAATAAGTGATACTTTTACAGGCTTTATAGGAGATTGTAAAAATATATATAAAGACAATATAGATAAGCATTATATTAAAATATATAAAGGTAAAAATATAAAAAAATTTATATGCCATTCTTATTTTTATTATGATTTTAAAGATGAAAATATTAAAGGTGGAACAAAAGATTTAAAAAAATTAAAATATAAAGGTAAAATATTAGTTAGAAAAACAGGAAATGAAATTATAGCAGCTTATGATGAAGAAGGTATTATAATAGAGCAGTCCTTATATGGAATAATTAATTTAAAAGACCCCTTTAGTTATAAATATATATTAGGTGTTTTAAACTCCCAGTTAATAAATTGGTATTACAAAAATTACTTAATAACAAATAAAGACTCTACTCCACAACTAAAAAAATATAGATTGAATAAAATACCAATAAAAAATTGTAATAGAAGGGATCAGAAGGAAGTAGAAATATTAGTAAATAAAGTTTTTCAAACTTTAAAAAATAAAAATGTGAAGCAAACAGAATATTATTACAAAATATTAAACCAAAAAATGTTCAGTATTTATGGTATTGATGATATAAAAATAATAAAATATATAATTAATGATAAGTAA
- a CDS encoding C40 family peptidase → MKKKTTILSIFLAVFMVLALNVGNVKAAANGQDIVNYAKKFIGTPYATNGTTPSGFDCSGFVQYVYRNAAGINLPRTTYDQINVGIAVSQSNLQPGDLVFPHTGHVGIYVGNGQMIHSPKLGDVVKIAPVYGFYAGRRIINKQQPYVKVDGWGALPHNGTSAMNLIIKDYSDDVARVFAWVDNDDKSSWAFEKVPENDKYTKLYKGTNKYINVRNGGEPFSPGATYKITVRGYDNNRKIICTETISLKVPNAITNSSAKPVLSGSFTVTSPTVARDYPRQNGSVTRNLKKGDKVDVYAEYGNWYLVARGTPQWVEKQYLTR, encoded by the coding sequence ATGAAAAAGAAGACAACTATATTAAGTATCTTTTTAGCTGTTTTTATGGTTTTAGCACTAAATGTAGGCAATGTTAAAGCTGCGGCAAATGGACAAGATATAGTAAACTATGCCAAAAAATTTATAGGGACTCCATATGCTACTAATGGAACAACTCCATCAGGATTTGATTGTTCTGGATTTGTGCAATATGTATATAGAAACGCTGCTGGAATAAATTTGCCCAGAACAACTTATGATCAAATTAATGTAGGGATTGCAGTATCACAAAGTAATTTACAACCTGGAGATTTAGTATTCCCACATACAGGCCATGTAGGTATATATGTTGGAAATGGGCAAATGATACATTCTCCTAAATTAGGAGATGTAGTAAAAATTGCACCAGTATATGGATTTTATGCAGGTAGAAGAATTATAAATAAACAACAACCTTATGTTAAAGTAGACGGTTGGGGGGCATTACCTCATAATGGTACCTCAGCAATGAATTTAATAATAAAAGACTACTCTGATGATGTAGCTAGAGTTTTTGCATGGGTTGATAATGATGATAAGTCATCATGGGCATTTGAAAAAGTACCAGAAAACGATAAATACACAAAATTATATAAAGGAACAAATAAGTATATAAATGTTAGAAATGGTGGGGAGCCTTTTTCACCAGGTGCAACTTATAAAATAACAGTTAGAGGATATGATAATAATAGAAAGATTATATGTACAGAAACTATAAGTTTAAAAGTACCAAATGCAATAACAAATTCATCAGCTAAACCAGTTTTATCTGGCTCATTTACTGTAACATCACCAACAGTAGCAAGAGATTATCCAAGACAAAACGGTTCAGTAACTAGAAATTTAAAAAAAGGTGATAAAGTAGATGTATATGCTGAATATGGAAATTGGTATTTAGTTGCAAGAGGAACACCTCAATGGGTAGAAAAACAATATTTAACAAGATAG
- the grdD gene encoding glycine/sarcosine/betaine reductase complex component C subunit alpha: MENKEVNKIIGKTLLDIAEYIEQGDFSKKVVVGITTLGSEHGVENLVKGAEVAAQKHKDIKVVLIGPKVDTELEIVEANKEDEMYNKMEELLDTKYIDAAVTMHYNFPIGVSTVGKVVTPAEGKEMFLATTTGTASMNRTEAMVKNAIYGIIAAKAVGIKEPTVGMLNLDGARQVEKALKELDKNGYKINFANSLRADGGSVMRGNDLLTGTPDIMVTDTLTGNLLMKVFSSYTTGGSYEGFGYGYGPGIGEDYERNILILSRASGVPVVANAIEYAKDLVKGNINKMIKEEFEQANKAKLKDILNSIENKENKKSEYEEEVPMPTKEIATASISGIDVMDIEDAQKVLWKEEIYAESGMGCTGPVIKVNDKNYDKAVEILTEKGFIA; this comes from the coding sequence ATGGAGAATAAAGAAGTTAATAAAATAATAGGCAAAACTCTTTTAGATATTGCAGAATATATAGAACAAGGGGACTTTAGCAAAAAGGTAGTAGTAGGAATTACTACTTTAGGTAGCGAACATGGCGTTGAAAATTTGGTAAAAGGTGCTGAAGTTGCTGCCCAAAAACATAAGGATATAAAGGTAGTTTTAATAGGACCTAAAGTAGATACAGAATTAGAGATAGTAGAAGCTAATAAAGAAGACGAAATGTATAATAAAATGGAGGAATTATTAGATACAAAATATATAGATGCGGCGGTTACTATGCATTATAACTTTCCTATAGGGGTGTCTACTGTAGGAAAGGTTGTTACTCCAGCTGAAGGAAAAGAGATGTTTTTAGCCACAACTACAGGAACAGCTTCTATGAATAGAACAGAAGCTATGGTTAAAAATGCAATATATGGAATAATAGCAGCTAAAGCTGTGGGGATAAAAGAACCTACAGTGGGTATGTTAAATTTAGATGGAGCAAGACAAGTAGAGAAGGCATTAAAGGAATTAGATAAAAATGGTTATAAAATAAATTTTGCTAACTCTTTAAGAGCAGATGGTGGATCTGTAATGAGAGGAAATGACCTTTTAACAGGGACACCAGATATTATGGTAACAGATACCCTTACAGGGAACCTTTTAATGAAAGTATTTTCTTCTTATACTACTGGAGGAAGTTATGAGGGCTTTGGATATGGCTATGGTCCAGGTATAGGAGAGGATTATGAAAGAAATATACTGATTTTATCTAGAGCCTCAGGTGTGCCAGTAGTGGCTAATGCCATAGAATATGCAAAGGATTTAGTTAAAGGAAATATAAATAAAATGATAAAAGAAGAGTTTGAACAGGCTAATAAAGCTAAATTAAAGGATATATTAAATTCTATAGAAAATAAAGAAAATAAAAAATCAGAATATGAAGAAGAAGTTCCAATGCCTACAAAGGAAATAGCTACAGCTTCTATTAGTGGTATAGATGTAATGGATATAGAAGATGCGCAAAAGGTGCTTTGGAAAGAAGAGATATATGCAGAAAGTGGTATGGGATGCACAGGTCCTGTTATAAAAGTAAATGATAAAAATTATGATAAAGCTGTAGAAATATTAACTGAAAAAGGTTTCATAGCTTAA
- a CDS encoding cation diffusion facilitator family transporter: MKNEERLKIGNEVSNLTIVVNIILSFVKVLFGIIGHSAATIADGIHSLSDVLSTIAVIIGLKISSKPADKDHPYGHEKLEAITSKLLATMLFFTALFIGYSGLKVIINKDFSVPSKITIYVAILSIVTKEWMYRYTLKAAKEINSTALEADAWHHRSDSFSSIGTLIGIVGARLKYPILDPIASLVICIFIIKVSIDIYKNSINQLVDHCADEKTINMITEQIESIKEVEKIDELKTRLHGSKLYVDVEIALDYRLSLKESHNIAEKVHDKIEASNNNIIHCMVHVNPYEE; this comes from the coding sequence ATGAAAAATGAAGAAAGGTTAAAAATAGGCAATGAAGTTTCTAATTTAACTATTGTAGTAAATATAATTTTGTCCTTTGTAAAAGTACTATTTGGCATCATAGGACATAGTGCTGCTACTATTGCAGATGGTATACATTCTCTCTCTGATGTTTTAAGTACTATTGCAGTAATCATAGGTCTTAAAATATCTTCTAAACCTGCAGATAAAGATCATCCCTATGGTCATGAAAAGCTTGAAGCGATAACTTCTAAATTATTGGCTACTATGTTATTTTTTACCGCTTTATTCATAGGTTATAGTGGCCTAAAGGTTATAATAAACAAAGATTTTTCTGTTCCTTCAAAAATAACTATTTATGTTGCTATTTTATCCATAGTCACAAAGGAATGGATGTATAGATATACCTTAAAGGCAGCTAAAGAAATAAACAGTACAGCCCTTGAAGCAGATGCTTGGCATCATAGATCAGATTCTTTCTCATCTATAGGAACACTTATAGGAATAGTTGGAGCTAGACTTAAATATCCAATATTAGACCCTATAGCATCTTTAGTAATATGTATATTTATAATTAAAGTTTCCATAGATATTTATAAGAATTCTATAAATCAACTTGTAGATCACTGTGCCGACGAAAAAACCATTAATATGATAACAGAACAAATCGAATCTATTAAAGAAGTGGAAAAAATAGATGAATTAAAAACTAGGCTCCATGGAAGCAAGCTTTATGTAGATGTGGAAATTGCTCTTGATTATAGATTATCTTTAAAAGAATCTCATAATATAGCAGAAAAGGTCCATGACAAAATAGAAGCAAGCAACAATAATATTATTCATTGTATGGTTCATGTAAATCCCTATGAAGAATAA
- a CDS encoding DUF421 domain-containing protein encodes MNEALVVFVRAVIGFFTLLIFARILGKQQISQLTFFDYVLGITIGSTASTLSTDLESTAWSHWVGLLAWCIIGFLLQWITLKWRYAAKYIEGEPTIVIMDGKIMEDTLRKMRYRVSDVLEQLRGKDIFDLAEVEFAVLESDGQLSVLKKPELEPVTAKDLNISKSKTGISRELIYDGKIVEDNLREINRDKEWLKAELKKRNIKDSSEVFLATINENNQIYVDTYKDHLKRIIDIGDYKGPY; translated from the coding sequence TTGAATGAAGCTTTAGTTGTGTTTGTTAGAGCTGTAATAGGATTCTTTACTCTTTTAATATTTGCAAGAATATTGGGAAAGCAGCAAATAAGTCAGCTTACTTTTTTCGATTATGTTCTTGGTATAACTATAGGGTCTACAGCCTCTACATTAAGTACAGATTTGGAAAGTACAGCTTGGTCACATTGGGTCGGACTTTTAGCTTGGTGTATTATAGGATTTTTGCTGCAATGGATAACATTAAAATGGAGATATGCAGCTAAATATATAGAAGGGGAGCCTACTATTGTAATAATGGATGGTAAAATAATGGAGGATACCTTAAGAAAAATGAGATACAGAGTATCAGATGTTTTAGAACAACTTAGAGGAAAAGACATTTTTGATTTAGCAGAAGTAGAGTTTGCAGTATTAGAATCTGATGGTCAATTATCTGTTCTAAAAAAACCAGAATTAGAGCCAGTAACTGCCAAAGATTTAAATATATCTAAGAGTAAAACAGGCATAAGTAGAGAACTTATATATGATGGAAAAATAGTAGAGGATAATTTAAGAGAAATAAATAGGGATAAAGAATGGTTAAAAGCTGAACTGAAAAAAAGAAATATTAAAGATTCATCAGAGGTTTTTTTAGCTACTATAAATGAAAATAATCAAATTTATGTAGATACATATAAAGATCATCTAAAAAGAATAATAGATATAGGAGACTATAAAGGACCTTACTAA
- the grdC gene encoding glycine/sarcosine/betaine reductase complex component C subunit beta: MNYPVIKGASYILVHTPDMVLHNGTTQTTEKVVNPDSEYLKELPKHLRNFEDVLNYAPNQTYIGNMTPDQLGEIEMPWWDKKIEESSRFGKLGEMMPQDEFIGLMEICDVFDLVLLEKSFVENVKNKLEKHPLINEDMISKIKEGVAIEEIKKIVDEEGAEGLYNEGTLVGCVKKAHDVDVNLSAHTMLENLVVKASGVLSLLNLIAKNNINPEEIDYVIECSEEACGDMNQRGGGNFAKSLAEVAGFTNATGADMRGFCAGPSHSLIAASALVQSGVYDNVVIAGGGASAKLGMNGKDHVKKGMPILEDCLGGFAVLVSKNDGINPILRTDLVGKHTVGTGSSPQAVISSLVTDALDKAGLKITDVDKYSVEMQNPDITKPAGAGDVPQANYKMIGALGVKKKHIEKKELKDFIQNHGMSGWAPTQGHIPSGVPYLGFARKDLTEGDLNRVMIVGKGSLFLGRMTNLFDGVSIIIERNTGYQEEEKGISEDQVRKIIAESIKKLASQLIEE; encoded by the coding sequence ATGAATTATCCAGTAATAAAAGGGGCATCATATATTTTGGTTCATACTCCAGATATGGTACTTCACAATGGAACTACTCAAACTACAGAGAAAGTAGTTAATCCAGATTCTGAATATCTTAAGGAACTTCCTAAGCATTTAAGGAATTTTGAAGATGTTTTAAATTATGCACCTAACCAAACTTATATAGGAAACATGACACCGGATCAGTTAGGTGAAATAGAAATGCCTTGGTGGGATAAAAAGATAGAAGAGAGCAGTAGATTTGGTAAATTAGGGGAAATGATGCCTCAAGATGAATTTATAGGACTAATGGAAATATGTGATGTATTCGATTTAGTTTTATTAGAAAAATCCTTTGTAGAGAACGTAAAAAATAAGTTAGAAAAGCATCCACTTATAAATGAAGATATGATTTCTAAAATAAAAGAGGGAGTAGCTATAGAAGAAATCAAAAAAATTGTAGATGAAGAAGGAGCAGAAGGCCTATATAATGAAGGTACATTAGTAGGTTGTGTAAAAAAAGCTCATGATGTAGATGTGAATTTAAGTGCACATACTATGTTAGAGAATTTAGTAGTAAAAGCATCTGGTGTTTTATCTTTATTAAATCTTATAGCTAAAAATAATATAAATCCAGAAGAGATAGATTATGTTATAGAGTGCTCTGAAGAAGCTTGTGGAGATATGAATCAAAGAGGTGGAGGAAATTTTGCAAAATCTCTTGCAGAAGTAGCAGGATTCACTAATGCTACAGGAGCAGATATGAGAGGATTTTGCGCAGGGCCGAGCCACTCTTTAATAGCTGCTTCAGCTTTAGTTCAATCAGGAGTATATGATAATGTGGTTATAGCTGGTGGAGGAGCAAGTGCCAAATTAGGTATGAACGGAAAGGACCATGTGAAAAAGGGAATGCCTATATTAGAGGACTGCTTAGGTGGATTTGCTGTTTTAGTAAGTAAAAATGATGGAATAAACCCAATACTTAGAACAGACTTAGTAGGAAAACATACTGTAGGAACAGGATCTTCTCCACAGGCGGTAATTAGTTCTTTGGTTACAGATGCATTAGACAAAGCTGGTTTAAAAATAACTGATGTAGATAAGTATTCTGTTGAAATGCAAAATCCAGATATAACAAAACCAGCAGGGGCAGGGGATGTACCACAGGCAAACTATAAAATGATAGGAGCTTTAGGGGTTAAGAAAAAACATATAGAAAAGAAAGAATTAAAAGATTTTATACAAAATCATGGTATGTCAGGTTGGGCGCCAACACAAGGACATATTCCATCTGGTGTTCCTTATTTAGGATTTGCTAGAAAGGATTTAACAGAGGGCGATTTAAACAGAGTTATGATAGTAGGAAAAGGTAGTTTATTTTTAGGGCGTATGACAAATTTATTTGATGGTGTATCTATAATTATAGAAAGAAATACAGGATATCAAGAAGAGGAAAAGGGAATTTCAGAAGATCAAGTAAGAAAGATAATTGCAGAATCCATAAAAAAATTAGCATCACAGCTAATAGAAGAATAA
- a CDS encoding DUF4363 family protein yields the protein MRRFLVRIIPIVTLGFFVAVMLSSGYMKKPRTQEENVDKFISTTIEYVKNEDWSNAEKEVEKLNLAWNKVLKRVQFSSELDQINYLGESIDKAKGGIIAEDKGISLSNLTSFYEEWQTIGK from the coding sequence ATGAGAAGATTTTTAGTAAGAATAATTCCAATAGTAACCTTAGGTTTTTTTGTTGCTGTTATGTTAAGTTCAGGTTATATGAAAAAGCCTAGAACCCAAGAAGAAAATGTAGATAAATTTATAAGTACTACAATAGAATATGTAAAAAATGAAGATTGGAGTAATGCAGAAAAGGAAGTAGAAAAATTAAATTTAGCATGGAATAAGGTTTTAAAAAGAGTTCAATTTAGTTCAGAATTAGACCAAATAAATTATTTAGGTGAAAGTATAGATAAAGCTAAAGGTGGAATAATTGCAGAAGACAAAGGTATAAGTTTATCTAATTTAACAAGTTTTTATGAAGAATGGCAAACTATAGGTAAATAA
- a CDS encoding SH3 domain-containing protein: MLFNLNPGHTLSGGDVGTRGINGLKEEVLTRQLVWEIDKELRCRAHSIGFRNREIKDQPLALTKSTKPKTIYIEVCLIDSSGDVAILNKYGMNGIAKAIVNGVLGSNVTSAPSQPSNNIGWINLDGKTGTINTPSGVKVREKKSTFSRILEALPNGSKVQLYRKEGDWIHIYYPPHGGYVYGKYVRY, from the coding sequence ATGTTATTTAATTTAAATCCAGGACACACATTAAGTGGTGGAGATGTAGGAACTAGAGGAATAAATGGATTAAAAGAAGAAGTATTAACAAGGCAATTAGTATGGGAAATAGATAAAGAATTAAGATGTAGAGCACATAGTATAGGATTTAGGAATAGGGAGATTAAAGACCAGCCTTTAGCACTAACTAAAAGTACTAAACCCAAAACAATTTATATAGAAGTATGTCTTATAGATAGTTCTGGGGATGTAGCTATACTTAATAAATATGGAATGAATGGAATTGCCAAAGCAATAGTAAATGGTGTTTTAGGTTCAAATGTAACATCCGCACCAAGTCAACCATCTAATAATATTGGATGGATTAACTTAGATGGTAAAACAGGTACAATAAATACACCAAGTGGTGTAAAGGTTAGGGAAAAGAAATCAACATTTAGCAGAATATTAGAGGCTTTACCTAATGGATCAAAAGTACAATTATATCGTAAGGAAGGAGATTGGATACACATTTATTATCCACCACATGGGGGATATGTGTATGGTAAATATGTAAGATATTAA
- a CDS encoding DNA-3-methyladenine glycosylase has product MRLTRDFYAKDARVLAKELLGKVLVREIDGITLRGKIVETEAYIGAIDKASHAYGGRRTKRTEPLYGKPGIAYVYFIYGKYFCFNIICKKEGEAEGVLIRAIEPLENMNFISKLRFNKEFQELNNYQRKNLTSGPSKLCMAFSINKYNNWEDLCESSSLYVEDAFYNDFEIIEAKRVGIDYAEEARDFLWRYYIKDNAFISVK; this is encoded by the coding sequence TTGAGATTAACAAGGGATTTTTATGCTAAGGATGCTAGAGTATTAGCAAAAGAATTATTAGGGAAAGTATTAGTTAGAGAAATAGACGGTATCACATTAAGGGGAAAAATAGTAGAGACAGAAGCTTATATTGGGGCTATAGATAAAGCTTCTCATGCCTATGGAGGGAGAAGAACTAAAAGAACGGAACCCCTTTATGGGAAACCAGGTATAGCATATGTATATTTTATATATGGTAAGTATTTTTGCTTTAATATAATATGTAAAAAAGAAGGGGAAGCAGAAGGTGTTCTTATAAGAGCAATAGAGCCTTTAGAAAATATGAATTTTATATCAAAATTAAGGTTTAATAAGGAATTTCAAGAATTAAATAATTATCAGAGAAAAAATCTAACTTCAGGACCTTCAAAGCTTTGTATGGCTTTTAGTATTAATAAGTATAATAATTGGGAGGATTTATGTGAAAGTTCTAGTTTATATGTAGAGGATGCTTTTTATAATGATTTTGAAATTATTGAAGCTAAAAGAGTAGGAATAGATTATGCTGAGGAGGCTAGAGATTTCTTATGGAGATATTATATAAAAGATAATGCTTTTATTTCGGTAAAGTAA
- the trxA gene encoding thioredoxin TrxA, whose amino-acid sequence MLVLDKKTFEEEVLKTKGYVLVDYFGDGCVPCEALMPDVEELSKKYEDKIKFCKLNTSKARRLAISQKVLGLPTIILYKDGEKLEEVVKEDATKANIEAMITKHVL is encoded by the coding sequence ATGTTAGTATTAGACAAAAAGACTTTTGAAGAAGAGGTATTAAAGACAAAAGGTTATGTATTAGTAGATTATTTTGGAGATGGTTGTGTTCCATGTGAGGCTCTAATGCCTGATGTAGAAGAATTATCAAAAAAATATGAAGATAAGATTAAATTTTGTAAATTAAATACTAGTAAAGCTAGAAGACTTGCTATATCTCAAAAAGTTTTAGGACTTCCAACTATAATTTTATACAAAGATGGAGAAAAGCTAGAAGAGGTAGTTAAAGAAGATGCTACAAAAGCAAATATAGAAGCTATGATAACAAAACATGTACTATAA
- the grdA gene encoding glycine/sarcosine/betaine reductase complex selenoprotein A, whose protein sequence is MSLFKGKKVIIIGDRDGIPGPAIEKCIEGTGAEVVFSSTECFVUTAAGAMDLENQKRVKTLTEKHGAENILVILGAAEGEAAGLAAETVTNGDPTFAGPLSNVQLGLRVYHAVEPEFKEEVNEEVYEEEIGMMEMVLEVDEIIEEMTDIREEFCKFLD, encoded by the coding sequence ATGAGTTTATTTAAAGGAAAAAAAGTAATTATAATTGGAGATAGGGATGGAATCCCAGGCCCAGCTATAGAAAAATGCATAGAGGGTACAGGAGCAGAAGTAGTATTTTCATCAACAGAATGCTTTGTTTGAACTGCCGCTGGAGCGATGGATTTGGAAAATCAAAAAAGAGTAAAAACATTAACAGAAAAACACGGTGCTGAAAATATACTAGTAATTTTAGGGGCAGCAGAAGGAGAAGCAGCAGGCCTTGCTGCTGAGACAGTTACTAATGGTGATCCAACTTTTGCAGGTCCATTGTCCAATGTCCAGTTAGGACTAAGAGTTTATCATGCGGTAGAACCAGAATTTAAAGAAGAAGTAAATGAAGAAGTTTATGAAGAAGAAATAGGTATGATGGAAATGGTTTTAGAAGTAGATGAAATCATAGAGGAAATGACAGATATAAGAGAAGAATTTTGTAAATTTCTTGATTAA